One window of Mesorhizobium sp. PAMC28654 genomic DNA carries:
- a CDS encoding mandelate racemase/muconate lactonizing enzyme family protein, whose protein sequence is MKITNIRVTHVNIPLDAPFWWTAGLFGGASKSIIEVETDEGVIGLGEAPWWHFGEVIKAEIAPALIGADPLDIADCEARCVPPWQITANTGENAASVAFGAVELALWDIRGKVFGMPLYKLLGGAVRKDIPFSEYFAFRPAQGGAGGEMSPEAIVDYCLKMREQHGSTIFEGKLIMGDPELEIRAVRMLREALGEKAQIKLDSNMQWSLTTARWVLREIEPFNIRNYEDPVATFEEMAALRQHSRIPFSTHIPDLRRAVALGAPDYFVCNFAALGGLSKTLKFIAACEAMGKGFWCYSNDLGIMTSAYLHVVAATPWITEASQSLFAWQIGDVIKDGPFRQTGNTVRVPEGHGLGVELDPAAMKRWSAHFAEHGPMGHFNDPNNPGRYRRLPLN, encoded by the coding sequence CGTCAACATACCGTTGGACGCGCCATTCTGGTGGACTGCCGGGCTCTTCGGCGGCGCCTCGAAGTCGATCATCGAGGTCGAGACCGATGAAGGAGTGATCGGACTGGGCGAAGCGCCATGGTGGCATTTCGGCGAGGTGATCAAGGCGGAGATCGCACCGGCGCTGATCGGCGCCGACCCGCTCGATATCGCCGATTGCGAGGCGCGCTGCGTGCCGCCCTGGCAGATCACCGCCAACACCGGCGAGAACGCCGCTTCGGTGGCGTTCGGCGCCGTCGAACTGGCGCTCTGGGATATCCGCGGAAAAGTCTTCGGCATGCCGCTCTACAAGCTGCTGGGTGGCGCGGTGCGAAAGGACATTCCTTTCTCGGAATATTTTGCGTTCCGCCCGGCGCAAGGTGGCGCGGGCGGCGAGATGTCACCTGAAGCGATCGTCGATTACTGCCTGAAAATGCGCGAGCAGCATGGCTCCACCATCTTCGAGGGCAAGCTGATCATGGGTGATCCCGAACTTGAGATCAGGGCTGTTCGCATGCTGCGCGAAGCCCTGGGTGAAAAGGCGCAGATCAAGCTCGATTCCAACATGCAGTGGTCGCTGACGACGGCGCGCTGGGTGTTGCGCGAGATCGAGCCGTTCAACATCCGAAACTATGAGGATCCGGTCGCGACCTTCGAGGAGATGGCGGCGCTGCGCCAGCATTCGCGCATACCGTTTTCCACGCACATTCCGGATCTGAGGCGGGCCGTCGCCCTTGGCGCGCCCGACTATTTTGTCTGCAATTTCGCGGCCCTTGGCGGCTTGTCGAAGACATTGAAGTTCATCGCCGCCTGCGAGGCCATGGGTAAGGGGTTCTGGTGCTATTCGAACGACCTCGGCATCATGACCTCGGCCTATTTGCATGTCGTGGCGGCAACGCCGTGGATCACGGAAGCCTCGCAGTCGCTGTTTGCCTGGCAGATCGGCGACGTCATCAAGGACGGCCCGTTCCGCCAGACTGGCAACACGGTGCGGGTGCCGGAGGGACATGGGCTGGGCGTCGAACTTGACCCCGCCGCGATGAAGCGCTGGTCAGCCCACTTCGCCGAACACGGGCCGATGGGCCATTTCAACGACCCGAACAATCCCGGCCGCTACCGCCGGCTGCCACTCAACTGA